AATATAGTCCATCTTCCTATTTTCCCTGAGAGAGCCCACGAGCATAATGTACCAGCCAGTCCAAGGCAGTACGAAAAGACGGAGAATGTGAAGGCATCGCTGGTTGCCATGCCCGCTTTCAGGAAAAAATAAGTAGAGTATCCAAGCAATATCGAACCACTGGTGCCCTGTGCCATCCACGTCAAACAGGAGATTCGGGTTCTGCGGCCGTCGATTCCCTTAAAACagtcaaagaaagagctaGATTTTTCCTTCATCtctctctctttttcaaTAGTCAATCTGATCTGCTCCAATGTGATCTCGactttgatctctttctcGGTACTGTCACCGCTCAAAATTCTGCTTAAGGACCTTCTGGCATCAGACAGCTTGTTTTTCCTTACGAGCCACCATGGCGATTCAGGCGCTAAGAATACACCGACTGCCAACGGCGCCGGCCAGACCCACTGTAAAGCAAATGGTATCTGGTAGCCCAAATCAGAGTTTGCTAAATTCTTCTCAGAATTTTTCATTATACCGGCAGCGAGAATCTGGCCACAGAGCCAACAAATGTTCGAATAGGTGGTCATGTAATATCTGAGTGCCAACGGACAAATTTCGGATGCATATCCTACCGCTAAGCTTTGAAATGCACCCCACGGCATAGCTGAAAGAATCTGACCGACAGCGATCATGGCCAAGTTTTTGCAATAGTACAGTATGAAAATGTACACCGTTAGCAAAGAAAGTGCTAGAATCATAGTATAACGGGTTCCCATACGATCGACTAAGAATCCTGTCATTTGCAGCCCTATTATCTCACCAGTATAAACACACATGTTCAGCCCGACCTGCCATTGAGAAGGTATCTCAAAAGTGCCAGCGCTGGTTTGAGAGCCGAATTTCCTTTGAAACACCGGAAGAGCAAAGAGAGCGTTCAGCAAAGCGGTATCGTATCCTTCCATAATC
Above is a genomic segment from Torulaspora globosa chromosome 1, complete sequence containing:
- the MAL11 gene encoding alpha-glucoside permease yields the protein MQKFNMRGDATSDKGDNLLGGVKDLEGKDKTSIAELDHVEFSNENAQLDEENNENSEVVCLNAEEEAEEANLEEKSMTLAEALAEYPKAAGWSMLVATTLIMEGYDTALLNALFALPVFQRKFGSQTSAGTFEIPSQWQVGLNMCVYTGEIIGLQMTGFLVDRMGTRYTMILALSLLTVYIFILYYCKNLAMIAVGQILSAMPWGAFQSLAVGYASEICPLALRYYMTTYSNICWLCGQILAAGIMKNSEKNLANSDLGYQIPFALQWVWPAPLAVGVFLAPESPWWLVRKNKLSDARRSLSRILSGDSTEKEIKVEITLEQIRLTIEKEREMKEKSSSFFDCFKGIDGRRTRISCLTWMAQGTSGSILLGYSTYFFLKAGMATSDAFTFSVFSYCLGLAGTLCSWALSGKIGRWTILTSGLIIQMGILIIIGGLGFSKNPNASWGSGSLLLALSFFYNAGIGPVVYCIVAEIPSAELRTQTIVLARNCYNLTAVVNSVLTPYMLNESDWNWGAKSGLYWGAMTALTLVWVILDLPETSGRTFSDIDELFAQKVPARKFKSTSVDPFRKAENSGALSDEMSAEASLRGVRHKRLSGTSGKLSLTDLRSRLSSSSSRFPS